Proteins from one Malaya genurostris strain Urasoe2022 chromosome 2, Malgen_1.1, whole genome shotgun sequence genomic window:
- the LOC131430219 gene encoding large ribosomal subunit protein uL10: MGREDKASWKAGYFVKIVQLLDEFPKCFIVGADNVGSRQMQNIRISLRGSAVVLMGKNTMMRKAIRGHLEENQNLEKLLPHIRGNVGFVFTKGDLVEVRDKLMESKVRAPARAGAIAPLEVVIPAQNTGLGPEKTSFFQALSIPTKISKGTIEIINDVPILRPGDKVGASEATLLNMLNISPFSYGLQIEQVYDSGSIFSPDILDIKPEDLRAKFQAGVANLAAVSLEIGYPTLASVPHSIANGFRNLLAIAAVTEVEFKEAETVKEFIKDPSKFAAVAAPAAAAAAAAPAAAAKEEKKEESESEDDDMGFGLFD; this comes from the exons ATGGGTAGGGAGGACAAAGCTAGCTGGAAAGCAGGATATTTCGTAAAAATCGTG CAACTGCTCGACGAGTTCCCAAAATGTTTCATCGTCGGTGCCGACAATGTTGGCTCGCGCCAGATGCAGAATATCCGTATCTCGCTTCGTGGTTCCGCTGTCGtgttgatgggaaaaaataccatGATGCGTAAGGCTATCCGTGGTCACCTGGAGGAAAACCAGAACTTGGAGAAGTTGCTGCCCCATATTCGTGGAAATGTTGGCTTCGTTTTCACTAAAGGTGATCTTGTAGAAGTCCGCGATAAGCTAATGGAAAGCAAGGTCCGTGCTCCTGCTCGTGCCGGTGCGATTGCTCCGCTGGAAGTCGTTATCCCAGCTCAGAATACTGGCTTGGGCCCGGAGAAAACATCTTTCTTCCAGGCGCTGTCTATCCCAACCAAGATTTCGAAGGGTACAATTGAAATCATCAACGATGTGCCTATTCTAAGACCGGGAGACAAAGTTGGTGCTTCCGAAGCAACGCTGCTCAACATGTTGAACATTTCTCCGTTCTCATACGGTTTGCAAATTGAGCAGGTTTACGATTCGGGTTCCATCTTCTCGCCTGATATTTTGGACATCAAACCGGAAGATTTGCGCGCCAAGTTCCAGGCAGGAGTGGCCAATTTGGCGGCTGTGTCGCTCGAGATCGGTTACCCAACATTGGCATCCGTGCCGCACAGCATTGCCAACGGATTCCGCAACCTGTTGGCCATCGCTGCCGTCACCGAGGTTGAATTCAAGGAAGCCGAAACGGTTAAGGAATTCATTAAGGATCCGAGCAAATTTGCCGCTGTTGCTGCTCCGGCTGCTGCTGCCGCCGCTGCTGCTCCTGCTGCTGCCGCTAAGGAGGAGAAAAAGGAAGAATCGGAATCCGAGGATGACGATATGGGCTTCGGTTTGTTCGATTAA